Proteins from a genomic interval of Fundulus heteroclitus isolate FHET01 chromosome 21, MU-UCD_Fhet_4.1, whole genome shotgun sequence:
- the LOC105915823 gene encoding chondroitin sulfate glucuronyltransferase — translation MRLSSVLALFRPALPLILGLSLGCSLSLLMVSWTQGDADDPCRDELAKGGLFLGRGDDQRGGRDGAGDVDFQPRIVPYHKDPNKPHKKVLRTRYIHTELGIRERLLAGVLSSRATLNTLAVAVNRTVAHHFHRTFFFTGLRSPKVPHGMAVIAHGDDRPVWLMYETVRHLHQHYGSEYDWFLLAQDDTYMQADRLSELVGHLGAGQDLYMGRAEEFIGGEEKARYCHGGYGYLLSRSLLARLQPHLDTCRNDILSVRPDEWLGRCIIDYLGLSCVEVHQGMTYRYFELGKNADPEREDSLPFRNAFTVHPVSDPNLMYRLHKRFSQIELERTYQQIQDLQMQISNLSHLTPEGKAGVTWPIGLNSPFKPKTRFEVINWDYFTEEHIYSCTDGSPKCEMRGADRADVGAILEVAVERLNEHYQPQLRFRKRRLLNGYRRFDPTRGMEYVLDLALEAFTQKGHSQVIAKRVNLLRPLSAVEIIPMPYVTEATRVQVILPVTAQDQDFVGNFLDMYVTNTLDTHDNVLLTFLFIYDPFDAQRVSQTDVFAGVKSMIGEVEKRYGDVKIPWISVKTEVPSQVKLMDIISKKHPVDTLFFLSSVWTEVNADFLNRCRMNAISNWQVFFPVHFQEYNPAVIYRDQQPSASSTFASESLRDGHFDRHVFDEACFYNADYMSARTKMAADILENEELMESMDVYDIFVRYSGLHVFRAVEPALIQKYVRRACNPRFSEDIYHRCVLSNLESLGSRSHLAMALFEQEQANST, via the exons ATGCGCCTCTCGTCGGTTCTGGCCCTCTTCAGGCCCGCTCTGCCCCTCATCCTGGGGCTGTCTCTGGGATGCAGCCTCAGCCTCCTCATGGTGTCCTGGACGCAAGGGGACGCGGACGACCCCTGCAGAGACGAGCTGGCCAAGGGTGGGCTCTTCCTGGGCAGGGGAGACGACCAGAGGGGAGGCAGAGATGGAGCCGGGGACGTGGACTTCCAGCCACGGATTGTGCCGTATCACAAGGACCCGAACAAGCCACACAAGAAGGTCCTCAG AACGCGATACATCCACACTGAGCTGGGCATCAGGGAGCGACTGCTGGCCGGCGTCCTCAGCTCCCGGGCCACCCTCAACACGTTAGCCGTGGCGGTGAACCGCACGGTCGCCCATCACTTCCACCGGACCTTCTTCTTCACGGGCCTGCGCAGCCCCAAGGTGCCGCACGGCATGGCCGTCATCGCCCACGGGGACGACCGGCCCGTGTGGCTGATGTACGAGACGGTGCGGCACCTCCACCAGCACTACGGCTCCGAGTACGACTGGTTCCTGCTGGCGCAGGACGACACCTACATGCAGGCGGACCGCCTCTCAGAGCTGGTGGGCCACCTGGGTGCGGGGCAGGACCTGTACATGGGCAGGGCCGAGGAGTTCATCGGAGGCGAGGAGAAGGCGCGCTACTGCCACGGGGGCTACGGCTACCTCCTGTCCCGCAGCCTGCTGGCCCGTCTGCAGCCGCACCTCGACACCTGCCGCAACGACATCCTGAGCGTGAGGCCGGACGAGTGGCTGGGCCGCTGCATCATCGACTATCTGGGCCTGAGCTGCGTGGAGGTGCACCAG GGGATGACGTACCGCTACTTTGAGCTGGGGAAAAACGCCGATCCGGAGCGCGAAGACAGCCTTCCGTTCAGAAACGCCTTCACGGTGCATCCCGTGTCGGACCCCAACCTCATGTACCGTCTTCATAAACGCTTCAGCCAAATAGAGCTGGAACGGACCTATCAGCAGATTCAGGATCTTCAG ATGCAGATCAGCAACCTGAGCCACCTGACCCCTGAGGGAAAGGCCGGGGTCACCTGGCCGATCGGACTCAACTCGCCCTTCAAACCCAAGACCCGCTTCGAGGTCATAAACTGGGATTACTTCACCGAGGAGCACATCTACTCCTGCACAGACGGCTCGCCCAAATGCGAGATGAGGGGAGCCGACAGAGCCGACGTCGGCGCCATACTGGAGGTCGCTGTGGAGCGCCTCAACGAGCACTACCAGCCCCAGCTCCGCTTCCGCAAGCGGCGGCTGCTCAACGGGTACAGGCGCTTCGATCCCACGCGAGGCATGGAGTACGTACTCGACCTGGCGCTGGAGGCTTTCACCCAGAAGGGCCACAGCCAGGTCATCGCCAAGAGGGTCAACCTGCTCCGACCGCTCAGTGCCGTGGAGATCATCCCCATGCCTTACGTGACCGAGGCAACGCGGGTGCAGGTCATCCTGCCCGTCACCGCCCAGGACCAGGACTTTGTGGGGAACTTCCTCGACATGTATGTGACGAACACCCTGGACACGCACGATAACGTGCTGCTGACCTTCCTGTTCATCTACGACCCCTTCGACGCCCAGAGAGTGAGCCAGACGGACGTGTTCGCCGGCGTCAAGTCGATGATCGGCGAGGTGGAGAAACGTTACGGAGACGTGAAGATTCCCTGGATCAGCGTGAAGACCGAGGTTCCTTCCCAGGTCAAGCTGATGGACATCATTTCTAAGAAGCACCCGGTTGACACGCTCTTCTTCCTGTCGAGCGTTTGGACCGAGGTCAACGCAGACTTCCTGAACCGCTGCCGCATGAACGCCATCAGCAACTGGCAGGTTTTCTTCCCGGTCCACTTCCAGGAGTACAACCCCGCCGTCATCTACCGCGACCAGCAGCCGTCCGCCTCCTCCACCTTCGCCTCCGAGTCGCTGCGCGACGGCCACTTCGACCGGCACGTCTTCGACGAGGCCTGCTTCTACAACGCCGACTACATGAGCGCCCGCACCAAGATGGCCGCCGACATCTTGGAGAACGAGGAGCTGATGGAGAGCATGGACGTGTACGACATCTTCGTGCGTTACTCGGGCCTGCACGTGTTCAGGGCCGTGGAACCGGCGCTGATCCAGAAGTACGTGCGGCGAGCATGCAACCCTCGGTTCAGCGAGGACATCTACCACCGCTGCGTGCTCAGCAACCTGGAGAGCCTGGGGTCCCGGTCGCACCTCGCCATGGCTTTGTTTGAGCAGGAACAGGCCAACAGCACGTAA